The Paraburkholderia sp. SOS3 genome includes a region encoding these proteins:
- a CDS encoding CopD family protein, with protein MLWIKTFHIVLIAAWFAGLFYLPRIFVNLAMETEPVAIARLLIMARKLFRFMTLIAVPALACGLWLWLAVGIGSGQGWLHAKLGVVVLLVIYHAYCGVLLKTFERGENRRSHKWYRMFNELPVLGMLAAVALVVIKPF; from the coding sequence ATGCTCTGGATCAAAACGTTTCACATCGTATTGATCGCTGCATGGTTCGCGGGGCTTTTTTATTTACCGCGAATCTTTGTGAACCTCGCGATGGAGACTGAGCCGGTGGCGATTGCGCGATTGCTCATCATGGCGCGCAAGCTGTTCCGGTTCATGACGCTTATCGCCGTGCCGGCGTTGGCTTGCGGGCTCTGGTTGTGGCTCGCGGTCGGCATCGGCAGCGGGCAAGGCTGGCTTCATGCGAAGCTCGGCGTGGTCGTGCTGCTGGTGATCTATCACGCGTATTGCGGCGTGCTGCTAAAAACCTTCGAACGCGGTGAAAACCGTCGCTCGCATAAATGGTATCGAATGTTCAATGAGCTTCCCGTGCTCGGAATGCTTGCGGCTGTGGCGTTAGTGGTTATCAAACCGTTTTAA
- a CDS encoding glutamate-5-semialdehyde dehydrogenase, producing the protein MDIDQYMTDLGRRARKASRAMARASTAAKNAALESIACAIERDAASLRNANARDVARAREKGQDAAFVDRLTLSDKALKTMVEGLRQVAALPDPIGEISNLKYRPSGIQVGQMRVPLGVIGIIYESRPNVTIDAAALCLKSGNATILRGGSEALECNTALAKLIGEGLDAAGLPQEAVQVVETPDRAAVGKLITMTDYVDVIVPRGGKSLIARLMEEARVPMIKHLDGICHVYVDDRADLAKAMNVCDNAKTHRYGTCNTMETLLVARDIAPAILPRLGKLYREKEVELRVDRAARAVLEATGVAPLVDATEEDWSTEYLAPVLAVKIVEGLDEAIEHINTYGSAHTDAIVTEDHDRAMRFLREVDSASVMVNASTRFADGFEFGLGAEIGISNDKLHARGPVGLEGLTSLKYVVLGHGEGRQ; encoded by the coding sequence ATGGATATCGACCAGTACATGACCGACCTCGGTCGCCGCGCGCGCAAGGCGTCGCGCGCGATGGCGCGGGCGTCGACGGCGGCGAAGAACGCCGCGCTCGAATCGATCGCGTGTGCGATCGAACGCGATGCGGCGTCGCTCAGGAACGCAAATGCACGCGACGTCGCACGCGCCCGCGAAAAAGGACAAGACGCGGCATTTGTCGATCGGCTGACGCTGTCGGACAAGGCGCTGAAAACGATGGTCGAGGGCTTGCGCCAGGTGGCCGCGCTGCCGGATCCGATCGGCGAGATCAGCAACCTCAAGTACCGGCCGAGCGGCATCCAGGTTGGACAGATGCGTGTGCCGCTGGGCGTGATCGGCATCATCTACGAATCGCGGCCGAACGTGACGATCGATGCGGCGGCGCTGTGTTTGAAGTCGGGCAACGCGACCATCCTGCGTGGCGGATCCGAAGCGCTCGAATGCAACACGGCGCTCGCGAAGCTGATCGGCGAAGGGCTCGACGCCGCGGGCTTGCCGCAGGAAGCGGTGCAGGTCGTCGAGACGCCGGACCGCGCCGCGGTGGGCAAGCTGATCACGATGACCGATTACGTCGACGTGATCGTGCCGCGCGGCGGCAAGAGCCTGATTGCGCGGCTGATGGAAGAGGCGCGCGTGCCGATGATCAAGCATCTCGACGGCATTTGCCACGTGTATGTCGACGATCGCGCGGATCTCGCGAAGGCGATGAACGTCTGCGACAACGCGAAGACGCATCGCTACGGCACATGCAACACGATGGAGACACTGCTGGTCGCGCGCGACATCGCACCGGCGATCTTGCCGCGGCTTGGCAAGCTCTATCGCGAGAAAGAGGTCGAGTTACGCGTGGATCGTGCCGCGCGTGCGGTGCTCGAGGCCACAGGTGTCGCGCCGTTGGTCGATGCGACAGAAGAAGACTGGAGTACCGAGTATCTCGCACCGGTTCTCGCGGTCAAGATCGTCGAGGGTCTCGATGAAGCGATCGAGCACATCAATACCTACGGCTCGGCTCACACCGATGCCATCGTGACCGAAGACCACGACCGCGCCATGCGCTTTCTGCGCGAAGTCGATTCGGCGAGCGTGATGGTGAATGCCTCGACGCGTTTTGCCGATGGCTTCGAGTTTGGCCTCGGCGCGGAGATCGGCATTTCTAACGACAAGCTGCACGCGCGCGGTCCCGTGGGGCTGGAGGGCCTGACTTCGCTGAAGTATGTGGTGCTTGGGCACGGCGAAGGACGTCAATGA
- a CDS encoding YadA-like family protein, protein MSMSGYLDVWKTATFHGGVDLKGNTISNLANGSADGDAVNVAQLKAAGLNVDTSGNVTGAFVAYDDTAKGKITLAGGTAGTAITNVKAGALSASSTDAVNGAQLYGTASSTAAALGGNSSVNTDGTIRKPSYNVAGSTYSDVGSALAAVDAKAGSGSIDGIKYDSSAHDKVTFSGTKGTTLSNVNAGSADKDAVNVAQLKAAGLNVDTSGNVANSFVAYDDTTKGKITLAGGTAGTTITNVKAGALSASSTDAVNGSQLFATNANVTNVTNTVNSITNGGGIKYFHVNSTAADSSASSAGDIAIGANASASRAGYNAQGNSIGIGTNAAGQGINSIAIGNGASTNTGALYTGASSIAMGAGSFSEGSGAIAIGNGSNAGFASGVDTNAVALGTSAYAKSSSSTALGANASVKASNSTAVGTSASATGANAVALGASSVADRDNSVSVGSTSTQRQIVNMAKGTADTDAVNVSQLKGVATALGGGAAVNADGTIKAPTYTVQGQTKNDVGSALAAIDTATTGNTTSITNLTNNINNGAVGLVQQDATSKAITVAKATAGTTVDFTGTAGTRQLKGVSKGTADTDAVNLAQLKAAGLNVDTSGNVTGAFVSYDDATKGKITLAGGTAGTTITNLKAGAISATSKDAVNGSQLYSLASSEAAALGGGSVVNADGSISKPTYTVDGKSVNGVDGAVSALDTRITDATSSNAQISDKLKYVKFGQTSAMDATASGQDAVAIGGYAQAIGDNTLAIGSQSRAMGTNSVAIGYGSSTTQANTFAVGSSTSKRRIVNVADATGVSDAVTLGQMNTAIGAAITSSGVKNNGMLGASTMLLGATQSSKTPDQLIVSGPTTLSTPTDALGKNGIAMGLNAHANADNAVAAGQNVSVLGSNGVAVGQNIAVGADSAVGIGVGTSVASENAVAIGSNGTEVNTGAANAVAIGSGVSVGGQNSVGIGSNIVVGTANSVVLGANSSDDNRANTVSVGSSAVPGMGTSLVRRQVINVAAGTQDYDAVNVSQLKGVTSTLGGGAGVNTDGSIKKPSYTVAGGTYTDVGSALAAVDTKAGTGSVDAVKYDSSAHNKVTFSGTSGTTLTNVNAGTADKDAVNVAQLKAAGLNIDTSGNATNSFVAYDDTTMGKVTLGGGTAGTTITNVKAGALSASSTDAVNGAQLYATNQNVSSINTQITNINGKMADAVMYDSSSHDKVTLGGGTAGTTIANLKAGKADTDAVNLAQLKAAGLNVDTSGNVTNSFVAYDDTSMGKVTLGGGSAGTTITNVKAGALSASSTDAVNGAQLYATNQNVSSINTQITNINGKMADAVMYDSSSHDKVTLGGGTAGTTIANLKAGKADTDAVNLAQLKAAGLNVDTSGNVTNSFVAYDDTSMGKVTLGGGTAGTTITNVKAGAVTSTSKDAINGSQLYGTASSTAAALGGGSSVDANGKITKPTYNVAGSTYGDVGSALAAVDAKAASGSVDGVKYDSSAHDTVTFSGTSGTKLSNVTAGTADTDAVNLAQLKAAGLNVDTSGNVTNSFVAYDDTTMGKVTLGGGTAGTTITNVKAGAVSSTSKDAINGSQLYSEANSIATALGGGAAVNTDGTIKAPTYTVQGQTKSDVGSALAAIDTATTGNTTSITNLTNNINNGKIGLVQQDAATKTITVAKATDGTTVDFTGTAGARQLKGVSAGKADTDAVNMAQLKAAGLNVDTSGNVTNSFVAYDDSTKGTITLAGGTAGTTITNLKAGAVGASSTDAINGSQLYSLASSEAAAFGGGSTVNADGTISMPEYTVGGKTVDGVDGAVTALDTRITDMSSAMTEITPKLKYIKFGDTNALDATAAGADAVAIGGFAQAMGDGALAIGANARAMATNSVAIGYGSSTSQANTFAVGSTTSKRRIVNVADGTSISDAVTVGQMNTAIGAAITSAGVKNNGMLGASTMLLGATSSKTPDQLIVSGPTTLSTPTDALGKNAIAMGLNAHANADNAVAAGQNVSVLGSNGVAVGQNIAVGADSAVGIGSTVSAASINSVAIGSNGTEVNTGSDNSVAIGSNVSIGGKNTVGIGSNIVAGTEGSVVLGANSSDDNRANTVSVGSSAVPGMGTSLVRRQVINVAAGTQDYDAVNVSQLKGVTSTLGGGAGVNTDGSIKKPSYTVAGSTYSDVGSALAAVDAKAATGSVDGVKYDSSAHDKVTFSGTSGTTLSNVNAGSADTDAVNVAQLKAAGLNIDTSGTVTNSFVAYDDATKTKITMAGGTAGTTITNVKAGDLSASSTDAVNGAQLYATNQNVSSLTTQITNINGKMADAVMYDSSAHDKVTLGGGTAGTTITNVKAGGISAASTDAVNGSQLYGTASSTAAALGGNSSVNADGTIRKPSYNVAGSTYSDVGSALAAVDAKAATGSVDGIKYDTSAHDKVTFSGTNGTTLSNVNAGSADKDAVNVAQLKAAGLNIDTSGNVTNSFVSYDDATKGKITLGGGTAGTTIANVKAGAVNATSKDAVNGSQLYNVANSTATALGGGSTVNADGSISAPTYSLNEGSTKVHTVGDAISNLDGRVTQNTGDITDIKNTLIDGGVIDGSTGKSLAVVYDNADKDSVTFGGKGTTAPVALHNVAAGVADTDAVNMSQLNATNTRIDNINYNMGNIGDAVMYDSSTHDRLTLGGLAGGTMTAPVILTNVADGTSKYDAVNFGQLSALQGQVTNLDNRVTVVEGQVINQGGGGGSWNNDAGGKKITNVAAGTETTDAVNVGQLNDAVADAHNYTDSRVGDLPDGMTAKDYTDQSMKSMQSQVNSVAKNAYGGIAAATALTMIPDVDQGKTIAVGVGTGNYKGYQAVALGASARITQNLKVKIGAGMAPGNGTTIGAGASYQW, encoded by the coding sequence ATGAGTATGTCCGGTTATCTGGACGTGTGGAAGACCGCGACGTTCCACGGCGGCGTAGATCTGAAGGGCAATACGATCAGCAATTTGGCAAATGGTTCGGCCGACGGAGACGCGGTGAATGTTGCGCAGTTGAAAGCAGCTGGCCTGAACGTCGACACGTCGGGCAACGTGACGGGCGCGTTCGTCGCGTACGACGATACGGCGAAGGGTAAGATTACTTTGGCCGGCGGCACGGCCGGCACGGCGATTACCAATGTGAAGGCCGGTGCACTGAGCGCCTCCAGCACGGACGCGGTGAACGGCGCGCAGCTCTATGGAACGGCAAGCAGCACCGCAGCGGCACTGGGCGGCAATTCGTCGGTAAACACGGACGGCACGATCAGGAAGCCGAGTTACAACGTGGCGGGCAGCACGTATAGCGACGTTGGTTCGGCCCTCGCGGCAGTCGATGCGAAGGCGGGCAGCGGTTCGATCGATGGCATCAAATACGACTCGTCGGCGCACGACAAGGTCACGTTCAGCGGCACGAAGGGTACGACGCTGTCGAACGTGAACGCCGGCTCGGCGGACAAGGACGCGGTCAACGTGGCGCAGCTGAAGGCAGCGGGCCTGAACGTCGACACGTCCGGCAACGTGGCGAATTCGTTCGTCGCCTACGACGACACGACGAAGGGCAAGATTACGCTCGCAGGCGGCACGGCCGGCACGACCATCACGAACGTGAAGGCCGGTGCATTGAGCGCATCGAGCACAGACGCCGTCAACGGCTCGCAGCTGTTCGCAACGAACGCAAACGTCACGAACGTGACGAATACGGTGAACAGCATCACCAACGGCGGCGGAATCAAGTATTTCCACGTGAACTCCACGGCTGCCGACTCCAGCGCCAGTTCTGCCGGCGACATTGCCATTGGGGCCAACGCCTCGGCAAGCCGCGCCGGTTACAACGCGCAGGGCAACTCCATCGGTATCGGTACGAATGCGGCCGGACAAGGTATCAACTCCATCGCCATTGGTAACGGCGCTTCGACCAACACCGGCGCGCTGTATACGGGCGCCAGCTCGATTGCCATGGGCGCAGGCTCGTTTTCGGAAGGCAGCGGCGCAATCGCTATCGGCAATGGAAGCAACGCAGGTTTTGCAAGCGGCGTTGACACGAACGCCGTAGCGCTGGGTACGAGCGCCTACGCCAAGAGCTCTTCCTCGACCGCGTTGGGTGCCAACGCCTCGGTGAAGGCGAGCAACAGCACGGCTGTCGGTACGAGCGCAAGCGCGACCGGTGCCAACGCTGTGGCATTGGGTGCGAGCTCGGTGGCGGATCGCGACAATTCGGTGTCGGTAGGTTCCACGTCAACGCAGCGCCAGATCGTGAACATGGCCAAGGGCACGGCCGATACGGATGCGGTGAACGTCTCGCAACTCAAGGGCGTGGCGACGGCACTCGGCGGCGGCGCGGCGGTGAATGCGGACGGCACGATCAAGGCGCCGACGTACACGGTGCAAGGCCAGACGAAGAACGACGTAGGTTCGGCCCTGGCCGCAATCGACACGGCGACGACCGGCAATACGACGTCGATCACGAACCTGACGAACAACATCAACAACGGGGCAGTTGGCCTCGTCCAGCAGGATGCGACGAGCAAAGCGATCACGGTGGCGAAGGCGACCGCCGGCACGACGGTGGACTTCACCGGTACGGCGGGTACACGTCAGCTGAAGGGCGTCTCGAAAGGCACGGCCGATACCGATGCGGTGAACCTGGCGCAGCTGAAGGCCGCAGGCCTGAACGTCGATACATCGGGCAACGTGACAGGCGCGTTCGTATCGTACGACGATGCCACGAAGGGCAAGATCACGCTCGCAGGGGGCACAGCCGGCACGACGATCACGAACCTGAAGGCGGGCGCAATCAGCGCGACCAGCAAGGACGCAGTCAACGGTTCGCAACTCTACTCACTGGCGTCGAGCGAAGCAGCCGCACTCGGCGGCGGCTCGGTCGTCAACGCGGACGGCAGCATCTCCAAGCCGACGTACACGGTCGATGGCAAGTCAGTCAACGGCGTTGACGGTGCGGTTAGCGCACTCGACACGCGCATCACCGACGCCACGTCTTCGAATGCGCAAATCTCCGATAAGCTCAAGTACGTGAAGTTCGGCCAAACCAGTGCGATGGACGCAACCGCGTCCGGCCAGGACGCAGTCGCAATCGGCGGCTACGCCCAGGCAATTGGCGACAACACGCTGGCGATCGGTTCGCAATCCCGCGCCATGGGTACGAACTCCGTGGCCATCGGCTACGGCTCGTCAACCACGCAAGCCAACACTTTCGCAGTCGGCTCGAGCACGTCCAAGCGCCGCATCGTGAACGTTGCAGACGCAACCGGCGTCAGCGACGCGGTCACGCTCGGCCAGATGAACACGGCCATCGGCGCGGCGATCACGAGCTCGGGTGTGAAGAACAACGGCATGCTCGGTGCCTCGACGATGCTGCTCGGCGCGACGCAGTCCAGCAAGACGCCGGATCAACTGATCGTCTCGGGCCCGACAACCCTGTCGACCCCGACCGACGCACTCGGCAAGAACGGCATCGCCATGGGCCTGAACGCGCATGCCAACGCCGACAACGCGGTCGCAGCCGGTCAGAACGTCAGCGTGCTGGGTTCGAACGGCGTCGCAGTCGGCCAGAACATCGCGGTCGGCGCGGACTCCGCCGTCGGCATCGGTGTCGGCACGTCGGTCGCTTCCGAGAACGCCGTCGCAATCGGTAGCAACGGCACCGAAGTCAACACCGGCGCGGCGAACGCCGTCGCAATCGGTAGCGGCGTGTCGGTCGGCGGTCAGAACTCGGTCGGCATCGGCAGCAACATCGTCGTCGGTACCGCGAACAGCGTGGTGCTGGGCGCGAACAGCTCGGACGACAACCGTGCGAACACGGTATCGGTCGGTTCGTCGGCAGTGCCGGGCATGGGCACGTCGCTCGTGCGTCGCCAGGTCATCAACGTGGCGGCCGGTACGCAAGACTACGATGCGGTCAACGTGTCGCAGTTGAAGGGCGTGACCTCGACGCTCGGCGGCGGCGCAGGCGTGAACACGGACGGCTCGATCAAGAAGCCGAGCTATACGGTCGCAGGCGGTACGTACACGGATGTCGGTTCGGCACTTGCGGCAGTCGATACCAAGGCCGGTACCGGCTCGGTCGACGCGGTCAAGTACGACAGCTCCGCGCACAACAAGGTCACGTTCAGCGGCACGAGCGGTACGACGCTGACGAACGTGAACGCAGGCACGGCGGACAAGGATGCCGTGAACGTGGCGCAGCTCAAGGCAGCGGGTCTGAACATCGACACGTCGGGCAATGCCACGAACTCGTTCGTCGCCTACGACGACACGACGATGGGCAAGGTCACGCTCGGCGGCGGCACGGCCGGCACGACCATCACGAACGTGAAGGCCGGCGCACTGAGCGCCTCCAGCACGGACGCGGTGAATGGCGCGCAGCTGTACGCGACGAACCAGAACGTGAGCTCGATCAACACGCAGATCACGAACATCAACGGCAAGATGGCCGATGCGGTGATGTACGACTCGTCGTCGCACGACAAGGTCACGCTCGGCGGCGGCACGGCCGGCACGACCATCGCCAACCTGAAGGCGGGCAAGGCTGACACGGACGCCGTGAACCTCGCGCAACTGAAAGCGGCGGGCTTGAACGTCGATACGTCGGGCAACGTCACGAATTCGTTCGTCGCCTACGACGACACGTCGATGGGCAAGGTCACGCTCGGCGGCGGCTCCGCCGGCACAACCATCACGAACGTGAAGGCCGGTGCACTGAGCGCCTCCAGCACGGACGCCGTGAATGGCGCGCAGCTGTACGCGACGAACCAGAACGTGAGCTCGATCAACACGCAGATCACGAACATCAACGGCAAGATGGCCGATGCGGTGATGTACGACTCGTCGTCGCACGACAAGGTCACGCTCGGCGGCGGCACGGCCGGCACGACCATCGCCAACCTGAAGGCGGGCAAGGCTGACACGGACGCCGTGAACCTCGCGCAACTGAAAGCGGCGGGCCTGAACGTCGATACGTCGGGCAACGTCACGAACTCGTTTGTCGCCTACGACGACACGTCGATGGGTAAGGTCACGCTCGGCGGCGGCACGGCCGGCACGACCATCACCAACGTGAAGGCGGGTGCGGTTACTTCGACGAGCAAGGACGCGATCAACGGCTCGCAGCTGTACGGCACGGCAAGCAGCACGGCGGCAGCGCTCGGCGGCGGTTCATCGGTGGACGCGAACGGCAAGATCACCAAGCCGACCTATAACGTGGCTGGCAGCACATACGGCGATGTCGGCTCGGCGCTGGCAGCGGTAGATGCGAAGGCGGCATCGGGCTCGGTCGACGGCGTGAAGTACGACTCGTCGGCGCACGATACGGTGACGTTCAGCGGCACCAGCGGCACGAAGCTGTCGAACGTAACGGCCGGTACGGCCGACACGGATGCGGTCAACCTCGCGCAACTGAAGGCGGCAGGCCTGAACGTCGATACGTCGGGCAACGTGACGAACTCGTTCGTCGCCTACGACGACACGACGATGGGCAAGGTCACGCTCGGCGGCGGCACGGCCGGCACGACCATCACCAACGTGAAGGCGGGCGCAGTCAGCTCGACGAGCAAGGATGCGATCAACGGCTCGCAGCTGTACAGCGAAGCGAATAGCATCGCCACGGCACTCGGCGGCGGCGCGGCAGTGAACACGGACGGCACGATCAAGGCGCCGACGTACACGGTCCAGGGCCAGACGAAGAGCGACGTGGGTTCGGCGCTGGCCGCAATCGACACGGCGACGACCGGCAACACGACGTCGATCACGAATCTGACGAACAACATCAACAACGGCAAGATCGGGCTGGTCCAGCAGGATGCGGCCACCAAGACGATCACGGTGGCGAAGGCAACCGACGGCACGACGGTGGACTTCACCGGCACCGCGGGCGCGCGTCAGCTGAAGGGCGTGTCGGCAGGCAAGGCGGATACCGACGCAGTCAACATGGCGCAGCTCAAGGCAGCGGGCCTGAACGTCGATACATCGGGCAACGTGACGAACTCGTTCGTCGCCTACGACGACTCGACGAAGGGCACGATCACGCTCGCAGGCGGCACCGCGGGCACGACGATCACGAATCTGAAAGCGGGCGCAGTCGGCGCAAGCAGCACGGACGCGATCAACGGTTCGCAGTTGTACTCGCTCGCTTCCAGCGAAGCGGCGGCATTCGGCGGCGGCTCGACGGTCAACGCGGACGGCACGATCTCCATGCCTGAGTACACGGTCGGCGGCAAGACGGTCGATGGCGTCGACGGCGCGGTGACCGCGCTCGACACGCGCATCACCGACATGTCGTCGGCGATGACGGAAATCACGCCGAAGCTGAAGTACATCAAGTTCGGCGACACCAACGCGCTCGACGCCACGGCAGCAGGCGCAGACGCAGTGGCGATCGGCGGTTTTGCCCAGGCAATGGGCGACGGTGCTCTCGCAATCGGCGCAAACGCGCGTGCAATGGCGACGAACTCGGTCGCGATCGGCTACGGTTCGTCGACGTCGCAAGCGAACACGTTCGCAGTCGGTTCGACGACGAGCAAGCGCCGTATCGTGAACGTCGCGGACGGTACCAGCATCAGCGACGCAGTGACGGTCGGCCAGATGAATACGGCCATCGGCGCGGCGATCACGAGCGCCGGTGTGAAGAACAACGGCATGCTCGGCGCCTCGACGATGCTGCTCGGTGCGACGTCCAGCAAGACGCCGGATCAGCTGATCGTGTCCGGCCCGACGACGCTGTCTACGCCGACCGATGCACTCGGCAAGAACGCAATCGCCATGGGCCTGAACGCGCATGCCAATGCGGACAACGCAGTGGCAGCGGGCCAGAACGTCAGCGTGCTCGGTTCGAACGGCGTCGCGGTCGGCCAGAACATCGCGGTCGGTGCGGACTCCGCCGTCGGAATCGGTTCGACGGTGTCGGCGGCTTCGATCAACTCGGTGGCGATCGGCAGCAACGGCACCGAAGTGAACACGGGTTCGGACAACTCGGTCGCGATCGGTAGCAACGTGTCGATCGGCGGCAAGAACACGGTCGGTATCGGCAGCAACATCGTCGCCGGCACGGAAGGCAGCGTGGTGCTGGGCGCGAACAGCTCGGACGACAACCGTGCGAACACGGTATCGGTCGGTTCGTCGGCAGTGCCGGGCATGGGCACGTCGCTCGTGCGTCGCCAGGTCATCAACGTGGCGGCCGGTACGCAGGACTACGACGCGGTCAACGTATCGCAGTTGAAGGGCGTGACCTCGACGCTCGGCGGCGGTGCAGGCGTGAACACGGATGGTTCGATCAAGAAGCCGAGCTATACCGTGGCAGGCAGCACCTATAGCGACGTCGGTTCCGCTCTCGCGGCAGTCGATGCAAAGGCGGCGACCGGTTCGGTCGACGGCGTGAAGTACGACTCGTCGGCGCACGACAAGGTCACGTTCAGCGGCACGAGCGGCACGACGCTGTCGAACGTGAACGCCGGTTCGGCGGACACGGATGCCGTGAACGTTGCGCAACTGAAGGCAGCGGGTCTGAATATCGACACGTCGGGCACGGTGACGAACTCGTTCGTCGCCTACGACGACGCGACGAAGACCAAGATCACGATGGCCGGCGGTACGGCGGGCACGACGATCACCAACGTGAAGGCAGGCGACCTGAGCGCCTCCAGCACGGACGCCGTGAATGGCGCGCAGCTCTACGCGACGAACCAGAATGTGAGCTCGCTCACGACGCAGATCACGAACATCAACGGCAAGATGGCTGATGCGGTGATGTACGACTCGTCGGCGCACGACAAGGTCACGCTCGGTGGCGGTACCGCGGGCACGACGATCACGAACGTGAAGGCAGGCGGCATCAGCGCAGCCAGCACGGACGCGGTCAACGGTTCGCAGCTGTACGGGACGGCGAGCAGCACCGCAGCGGCACTGGGCGGCAATTCGTCGGTGAACGCGGACGGCACGATCAGGAAGCCGAGCTACAACGTGGCAGGCAGCACGTATAGCGACGTCGGTTCGGCCCTCGCGGCAGTCGATGCGAAGGCGGCGACCGGTTCGGTCGATGGCATCAAGTACGACACATCGGCGCACGACAAGGTCACGTTCAGCGGCACGAACGGCACGACGCTGTCGAACGTGAACGCCGGCTCGGCCGACAAGGACGCGGTCAACGTGGCGCAGCTGAAGGCAGCGGGTCTGAACATCGACACCTCCGGCAATGTGACGAACTCGTTCGTCTCGTACGACGACGCAACGAAGGGCAAGATCACGCTCGGCGGCGGCACGGCCGGCACGACGATCGCGAACGTGAAGGCCGGCGCGGTGAACGCGACCAGCAAGGACGCGGTCAACGGCTCGCAGCTGTACAACGTGGCCAACAGCACGGCGACGGCGCTGGGCGGCGGCTCGACGGTCAATGCGGACGGCTCGATCTCGGCTCCGACGTACTCGCTGAACGAAGGCTCGACGAAGGTTCATACGGTCGGCGACGCGATCAGCAACCTTGATGGCCGTGTCACGCAGAACACCGGTGACATTACCGACATCAAGAACACGCTGATCGACGGCGGTGTGATCGACGGCTCGACGGGCAAATCGCTCGCCGTGGTGTACGACAACGCGGACAAGGACTCGGTGACGTTCGGCGGCAAGGGTACAACGGCTCCGGTCGCGCTGCATAACGTGGCCGCGGGTGTAGCGGATACGGACGCCGTGAACATGTCGCAATTGAACGCGACGAACACGCGCATCGACAATATCAACTACAACATGGGCAACATCGGCGATGCCGTGATGTACGACTCGTCGACGCATGATCGCCTGACGCTGGGCGGCCTTGCTGGCGGCACGATGACGGCGCCGGTGATTCTCACCAACGTCGCGGACGGCACGAGCAAGTACGATGCGGTGAACTTCGGACAGTTGTCCGCGCTGCAAGGTCAGGTCACGAACCTCGACAACCGCGTGACGGTCGTCGAAGGCCAGGTGATCAACCAGGGCGGTGGCGGCGGTAGCTGGAACAACGACGCAGGTGGCAAGAAAATCACCAACGTCGCGGCCGGCACCGAAACGACCGATGCGGTCAACGTCGGTCAGTTGAACGACGCAGTCGCAGACGCGCATAACTACACGGACTCGCGCGTCGGCGATCTGCCGGACGGCATGACGGCGAAGGACTACACCGACCAGAGCATGAAGTCGATGCAGTCGCAGGTGAACTCCGTCGCGAAGAATGCCTACGGCGGTATCGCCGCGGCAACCGCGCTGACGATGATTCCGGACGTCGATCAGGGCAAGACGATCGCGGTCGGCGTCGGCACCGGCAACTACAAGGGCTATCAGGCTGTCGCGCTCGGCGCTTCGGCTCGCATCACGCAGAACCTGAAGGTGAAGATTGGTGCAGGTATGGCCCCGGGCAACGGCACGACGATCGGTGCAGGTGCTTCGTACCAGTGGTAA